The sequence TTCCTCGTTTTGAGGGTGGACTTCAGGATCCCCATATATCTCGCTCGTTGATGCCAAAATCGTACGAGCGTCATGTTTACGTGCGAATTCGAGTGCGTTGTGGGTCCCCTCGCTGTTCGCCAATGCAATTTCGACAGCATGGGACTCGAAATCCTTCGGACTTGCTCGTGATGAAAAGTGGAACACGTAGTCAGCGTCATCTAGATCCGGGAACGGATTTCGCACATCGTGCTCCACTGAATTGAAGCGGTCGGACTTGATGTGCTCGAGATTTTCCGGGCGACCACTTCCAAAGTTGTCGAGGGACGTAACTTCGAAGTCATCGTCAAGCAAGGAGTCGACCAGATGACTCCCGACGAATCCTGCACCCCCAGTGACAACTGCGTGAGGGTTCGACATCACAGTTCAATAATGCTATTGTCACCGACGTTTAGCTGATTCGCCTCGCTACGAACGGTAGCCCCATTACCGACGATGCTGCCTTCGAGGTGAACACTCTCTAAGGTAGCATTTTCGCCGACTATACCGTTACGAACGATGCTGTCCGTAATACGAACGTCGTTGTCGACGCTGACATTAGGCCCGACTATTCCCTCTTTGACGACGACATTATCTCCGAAATCGACCGGTGGAATCACGACTGCATTATCCAAAGAGTCTGCTCCGTTCGTCTCGCCCTTCGATAGGAGAACGCGGTTCGCCTCGAGAAGCGTCTCGGGTCGCCCACAGTCGTACCAGTCCTCAACCTCGAAGATGTCGATGCAAGCATCGGATTGAATCATGTGTTGGAGGGCGTCCGTAAGCTGATACTCGTAACCAGCTCCCCGGATATTGTTTTCGACTAAGTGGGCGAGTGCGTCGAACAGGAGATCCGTATTTTCAACGATGTAGACACCACTTATCGCGTAGTTTGATCGGGGCTCTTCTGGCTTCTCGACGACCCGCTCAACTTGACCGCTTTCGGCAAGTTCCGCCACACCGTAGTGCCGCGGTTCCTCGACGGTCTTCACTCCAATACTCGCATCCGGCTCGTCGAGCGAATTGTGAGCGTCGAGAAAGGTTCCATATCCGTTCTCAAACAGCATATCACCGAGAGCGATCAGAGCTGAGTCTCCTCGCACTGCGGCTTCAGTCTGATAGATGCTGTGACCGAGGCCTTCTGCAGTTTCCTGTTCAACGAAATTAATTTCGAACTCATCATTGAACGAGGTCTCCGCGTACTCTATAATCTGATTCTGCATTGGTCCCCCCACCACGATCACTACTTGATGGACAGAGGTCTTCGTTAGGTTCGAGAGAATGTGGCCAAGTATTGGCTCCCCAGCGAGTCGAACCATGGCTTTAGGTTTGGTGTGGGTCTGCGGATAAAGTCGGGTTCCTTGTCCGGCGGCTGGAATGACAGCCTTCATCTTACAAAGAACGCCGATATCCGTCAGTAAAATCTTTGTTGTTCCGACGACTAGTTAATTACAGATCTTCTCATTCCTAGATTATTTGGTTTGTGCAATAAATACGGTATATATTTATGATTATCACATTTCGGAAGGTGCTGAGAGAAGAACCATTAATAGAGTTGCGGACGAGTATCTTTAATAAGATGACACTAAATGTCCTTATTGCTTCAGGGCAATGGGGTATAGGGGGTACGGAGAAGGCAGCAGAGTTATTGTTGAGAAATCTCGGTTCAGACTTCAACGCCTACGGGGCAGGTCTCCATCGCGGCGGTGCAAGAGCTGATTCGTTACTAGAAGACGAGTACGACATCTATTTTCCCGACGATTCCGACGATTTCGCCAATTATCTACAGAACAACGCTATTGATATCATTCATAGTCATTCTGGCGATCCCGAGTTGATCAGCGAAGCCGCAGCCAAAGCCGGAACCCCGATAGTAGTTCGAACCGATCAATTTGGAAGATATTTCCAGCCAGATAATGGAAAAGTTATTGACTATTTTTTCTTCCCCTCCCAGTCGATTCTCCTGCGAACGCTCATGCTAAATCAAATTAGTCTCGAAGAAGATTGGCCTCGAAAAATGGGTCTTTTATATAATCCGCTGGATATTGACAATGTCTCTCAGGGGATGTCGATGCGTTCGAGATATAATATACCCGAAACTGCTCCTGTAGTCGGTAAGATTGGTAGGCCTGCCCCTGAAAAGTGGGGAAAACTCACCATTGACGCATTTGATCGGGTAGTTAAATCTGTACCGAACGCCCAACTCTTTCTCGTAGGGGTTCCAGACAAAATCAAGAATGCAATTCAGAGTTATGGGTGGGGGCATAAAGTAACGTATGAAGGCGTTCTCCCCCCCGACAAAGTGAAAGATTTCTATGCAACAATAGACGTGCTCGCACACACGAGTGCGATAGGTGAAAGTTACGGATACGTTATCGCAGAAGCGATGGCCAATGGGGTAGTACCCGTGGTCGATTCGACACCTATGCGTGACAACGCGCAGATCGAGCTTGTGAACCATGGCCACTCAGGCTATGTAGCCAATTCACCACAGTCGTACGGTGAGGCAATAACGAAATTACTCAATGACAACAAATTACGGCGGCAGTTCGGGAAAGCGGCAGGTATACGCGTCAATCGATTCTCCGTCCAAAATGTCGTATCTCGGCTCGAAGATTATTATCGGCGCTTATCAGCTGAGCGCGGATTAATATCAGATTCAGACCCCGTTTCGCTCACCTATACATCACAACGAAACTCTCTGCTGAATTTCGCAGACGGAAACAATAAACGACTCAACCAAAGTTTCGGGGATGATGATGTTTTTCACTGGCTAGAACGACAATCTTGGCGCTGCGTCACTTCGCTCCCAATCGGGAGAAAACCTACGTTCGACCTTTTACGCAAAGGGTTTATAGTTGCCAACGAACGTATATGACCAAGGCTGATTAATTGGTCAAAAAGTTCGACGAACTTTTGGTCCCGTTGCAGAGGCGTTTAGAATTGGTCTCGGGTAGTCGGTTTTTCCACCTCGATTGCTAAGTTTGTAGTGGCGGTTGTGCCGATCTGTTCGCGAGCGAAGTCAGCATACAATTCGGGATGAATTACATTGACGAACGTAAGCGTCAACATCGCCTGAATTCCGTC is a genomic window of Halanaeroarchaeum sp. HSR-CO containing:
- a CDS encoding sugar phosphate nucleotidyltransferase; the protein is MKAVIPAAGQGTRLYPQTHTKPKAMVRLAGEPILGHILSNLTKTSVHQVVIVVGGPMQNQIIEYAETSFNDEFEINFVEQETAEGLGHSIYQTEAAVRGDSALIALGDMLFENGYGTFLDAHNSLDEPDASIGVKTVEEPRHYGVAELAESGQVERVVEKPEEPRSNYAISGVYIVENTDLLFDALAHLVENNIRGAGYEYQLTDALQHMIQSDACIDIFEVEDWYDCGRPETLLEANRVLLSKGETNGADSLDNAVVIPPVDFGDNVVVKEGIVGPNVSVDNDVRITDSIVRNGIVGENATLESVHLEGSIVGNGATVRSEANQLNVGDNSIIEL
- a CDS encoding glycosyltransferase family 4 protein, which translates into the protein MTLNVLIASGQWGIGGTEKAAELLLRNLGSDFNAYGAGLHRGGARADSLLEDEYDIYFPDDSDDFANYLQNNAIDIIHSHSGDPELISEAAAKAGTPIVVRTDQFGRYFQPDNGKVIDYFFFPSQSILLRTLMLNQISLEEDWPRKMGLLYNPLDIDNVSQGMSMRSRYNIPETAPVVGKIGRPAPEKWGKLTIDAFDRVVKSVPNAQLFLVGVPDKIKNAIQSYGWGHKVTYEGVLPPDKVKDFYATIDVLAHTSAIGESYGYVIAEAMANGVVPVVDSTPMRDNAQIELVNHGHSGYVANSPQSYGEAITKLLNDNKLRRQFGKAAGIRVNRFSVQNVVSRLEDYYRRLSAERGLISDSDPVSLTYTSQRNSLLNFADGNNKRLNQSFGDDDVFHWLERQSWRCVTSLPIGRKPTFDLLRKGFIVANERI